The Serratia rhizosphaerae genome has a segment encoding these proteins:
- a CDS encoding FadR/GntR family transcriptional regulator — MINKVTRRKASHQVLAQLKAGIHDGTYPVGNKLPSENELADAFGVSRAPVREALGILEVSGIISSRQGGGHRVEQHSLLSKYEPLVMEVADRSEVESLLEMREVIEQQAAAMAAQRRNAQDLQNIEQAFLDFRHTTLHEGQIGHQQDYLFHRAIMQASHNPFFVQILDNMHELYLGVLVYSLSHNLGRADERQRVIDEHERVWLAIKAGDAAAAAGNMQHHLSNVRGKLRRLEQEGKA; from the coding sequence ATGATCAATAAAGTCACCAGACGAAAAGCGTCTCACCAGGTACTGGCGCAGCTCAAGGCGGGCATCCATGACGGTACCTATCCGGTGGGAAACAAGCTGCCGTCGGAAAATGAACTGGCCGACGCCTTCGGCGTCAGCCGTGCGCCGGTGCGCGAGGCGCTGGGTATTCTGGAAGTCAGCGGCATTATCTCTTCCCGCCAGGGCGGCGGCCACCGGGTTGAGCAGCATTCGCTGCTCAGCAAGTACGAACCGCTGGTGATGGAGGTCGCTGACCGCAGCGAGGTGGAGTCGCTGCTGGAGATGCGCGAGGTGATCGAACAGCAGGCGGCGGCCATGGCCGCGCAGCGACGCAATGCGCAGGACCTGCAGAATATCGAGCAGGCTTTCCTGGACTTCCGCCATACCACGCTGCACGAAGGGCAGATCGGCCATCAGCAGGATTATCTGTTTCACCGCGCCATTATGCAGGCTTCGCATAATCCGTTTTTTGTCCAAATCCTCGACAACATGCATGAACTGTATCTCGGCGTGCTGGTGTATTCGCTCAGTCACAACCTGGGACGGGCCGACGAGCGTCAGCGGGTGATCGATGAACATGAACGGGTGTGGCTGGCGATTAAGGCCGGCGATGCGGCGGCGGCGGCCGGCAATATGCAACATCACCTGAGTAACGTGCGCGGCAAGCTGCGCAGGCTGGAACAAGAGGGAAAGGCATAA